The Silene latifolia isolate original U9 population chromosome Y, ASM4854445v1, whole genome shotgun sequence sequence AGCTAAAAAATTATCTGTGTTGGATTGTGCTGTTTTAGTTGAGAGAGTGGTGGAGAGGATTCGTGCTCTTGGGGCACGCAAGCTTTCTTATGGAGGTCGTCTGGTACTTGTGAGGTCTGTTGCTGGGTACTCTTCACAATTATTGGGCTAGAATCTTTGTCTTGCCCAAGACGGTTATAAAGAGTATTGAGGCGGTTTGTAGGAACTTTTTGTGGCAAGGAAGTGAGCATTATGATAAATCTCCTGCTGTTGCTTGGGAGAAGGTGTGTATGCCCAAGAAGTATGGTGGACTAGGGCTCATTAATGCTGGGATGTGGAATATTGCTGCAATGGGCAAGTATGTTTGGTGGATTATGAATAAGAAAGACCATTTGTGGGTGAAGTGGGTTCATGCAATATATATTAAAGGGAAAGATTGGTTGAATTATTCTCCTACTACTACTGCTAGCTGGTCTTGGAAGCAACTTTGTAAGGTGAAAGAGACTCTTAAAGGAGGGTACAATGGTAACAGTTGGATTAGTTTGGATCAATCTTATACCATTAGGGATGGGTATCATTGGCTGCTTCCTAATGGGTCAGAGATGATTTGGCATCATATGGTTTGGTCGAGAATTGGACCTGGTAAAATTAATTTTATTGCTTGGCTTGCAGTTCAGAGCAGGCTGATGACTAGAGATAGGCTAATTAGATGGGTACCAGGCGAGAGTGGGTGTCTGCTGTGTGGTTTAATGGATGAGTCGCACACTCATTTGTTCTTCTCCTGTGCCTTCAGCTGCAGGTGTTTGAAGTTGGTGTCTGACTGGCTTGGTGTTGACATCCCTGGCCAGAATACTGTTTCCTGGTGGCTGAATATGAGATGTAGGTCTATGTTGCTGAAGAAAATCACTGGAGCATCCATTTGTTCTCTTTTTTATCATGTATGGTTTGCTAGGAATAGGTGCTTACATGATCAGGTCTTGATGTTACCAAAAGTTGTGTTTCAAACAATTAAGAATGTAATTTGTACTAGGGTCAGGAAAGTTGTAAGTAGTAAAGTTCAGGTGAAAAACGCTCAGTTGATTGGGAAACTTATGTCCTAGTCGATTGGAGTTGTATTGTTTTGAAGTTTGGTAATATAAGACTTACATTTcgacctaaaaaaaaaaaaaaatcggtaaaatcataatatttaagtaaaaatccaaaataattgaaaaattacccaaaaaaaggaaacaaattctggaacactcccaagaacaccaaaatttcagaaaaattaccgcaaaaatccggataaaatttatgaagaaaaagatcgatatttatagatttttaaccactaaaaccaataaacatcaaaacaaggtgaaatcacattttaaatttcacttttaacttttaaataatatttttaaatgtatataaatttatcatggtcaggaacaaatatttcgaaattatgattaatttatttcacttttatcgacttttatctcataaaatcaataaacatgcaaaacttcaaaccaaccttcaaaattttgcatacaatcagtagaaaacatgcatgaaacaccataaaaattccatgaCCCGAATcatc is a genomic window containing:
- the LOC141631711 gene encoding uncharacterized protein LOC141631711, encoding MMKIDLQKAYDTVEWGFVKEMLDALGFPSEFISRVMECITTPSYSISLNGGVFGHFKGRRGLRQGDPLSPLLFTLCMEYLSRLLMGAQDKQEFKYHSLCKRLSLSHLCFADDLLMFCHGDLGSVKVMLNAFDSFSQATGLQMNVDKSNVYMNGVDAMVRGHILEATGMVPAKLPFRYLGVPISAKKLSVLDCAVLVERVVERIRALGARKLSYGGRLVCMPKKYGGLGLINAGMWNIAAMGKYVWWIMNKKDHLWVKWVHAIYIKGKDWLNYSPTTTASWSWKQLCKVKETLKGGYNGNSWISLDQSYTIRDGYHWLLPNGSEMIWHHMVWSRIGPGKINFIAWLAVQSRLMTRDRLIRWVPGESGCLLCGLMDESHTHLFFSCAFSCRCLKLVSDWLGVDIPGQNTVSWWLNMRCRSMLLKKITGASICSLFYHVWFARNRCLHDQVLMLPKVVFQTIKNVICTRVRKVVSSKVQVKNAQLIGKLMS